The following nucleotide sequence is from Pseudoalteromonas xiamenensis.
CGCGTAAAATACCAAGATGGTTCCATTATTGAGTATGACAGAGAAAGTCATCGCTATTTAATCGACATTAAAGGCGCTGATGCAACGGTAGACATTATTTCAGCAGGGACGCTGAATATTTTGACTGAAAAGGATATTCGCGTTGAAACCAAAGCTAACGCAAAAGTATTTGCGACGGCAAATGCGGAAGTGACGGTTGATGGCAATGCTGCAGTGAAAGTCGCAGGTGACGTGACCGTTGATGGTGCAACGATTAAGTTGAATGGCGGCTCTCCTTGTGTGACGACAGCACACATTTGCCATTTTACAGGCTCACCACATGGTGACGGGTCATCGACAGTCTCAGCGGGGAAATAACATGGCGTTAAGCGCAGGTGCATTAGAGGGTTTAATTAAAGCCGAATTACAGGGGCAAGGATTTAAGCTTGAAGGCGAACACGCGTTTGCTGGAAAGTTGGCGACGGCGATTGCCAATGCGGTCGT
It contains:
- a CDS encoding phage baseplate assembly protein V — its product is MLANEHQSGLAMSDLQHRLSKLINIGKVAEVDYEKALVRVKLGVWTTAWLPWLHAQANNDITWQAPEVDEQVVVLAPGGDTAQGVVLGSLYQQNFGVAQTDVPVEKREHVQRVKYQDGSIIEYDRESHRYLIDIKGADATVDIISAGTLNILTEKDIRVETKANAKVFATANAEVTVDGNAAVKVAGDVTVDGATIKLNGGSPCVTTAHICHFTGSPHGDGSSTVSAGK